A genomic segment from Capra hircus breed San Clemente chromosome 15, ASM170441v1, whole genome shotgun sequence encodes:
- the LOC102188608 gene encoding calcitonin isoform X1, whose translation MGFGKSSPFLAFSILVLCQAGSLQATPLRSALETLPDPGALSEKEGRLLLAALVKAYVQRKTNELEQEEEQEETEDSSLDSSRAKRCSNLSTCVLSAYWKDLNNYHRYSGMGFGPETPGKKRDIANSLEKDLSSHFGVPQDAN comes from the exons ATGGGCTTCGGGAAATCCTCCCCCTTCCTGGCTTTCAGCATCTTGGTCCTGTGCCAGGCAGGCAGTCTCCAGGCGACACCACTCAG GTCAGCTTTGGAGACCCTCCCTGATCCTGGGGCACTCAGTGAGAAGGAAGGGCGCCTCCTGCTGGCCGCACTGGTGAAGGCCTATGTCCAGAGGAAGACCAACGagctggagcaggaggaggagcaggaggagacagaggactcCAG CCTGGACAGCTCCAGAGCTAAGCGGTGCAGTAATCTGAGTACCTGTGTGCTGAGTGCGTACTGGAAGGACTTGAACAACTATCATAGATACTCTGGCATGGGCTTCGGGCCTGAAACACCTGGCAAGAAAAGGGACATAGCCAACAGCTTGGAGAAGGACCTCTCCTCCCATTTTGGGGTGCCCCAGGATGCCAACTGA
- the LOC102188608 gene encoding calcitonin gene-related peptide 2 isoform X2 has product MGFGKSSPFLAFSILVLCQAGSLQATPLRSALETLPDPGALSEKEGRLLLAALVKAYVQRKTNELEQEEEQEETEDSSITTQKRSCNTATCVTHRLAGLLSRSGGVVKSNFVPTNVGSEAFGRRRRELQD; this is encoded by the exons ATGGGCTTCGGGAAATCCTCCCCCTTCCTGGCTTTCAGCATCTTGGTCCTGTGCCAGGCAGGCAGTCTCCAGGCGACACCACTCAG GTCAGCTTTGGAGACCCTCCCTGATCCTGGGGCACTCAGTGAGAAGGAAGGGCGCCTCCTGCTGGCCGCACTGGTGAAGGCCTATGTCCAGAGGAAGACCAACGagctggagcaggaggaggagcaggaggagacagaggactcCAG CATCACTACCCAGAAGAGGTCCTGCAACACCGCCACCTGTGTGACCCATCGGCTGGCAGGCTTGCTCAGCAGATCTGGGGGTGTGGTAAAGAGCAACTTTGTGCCCACCAACGTGGGCTCTGAAGCCTTTGGCCGGCGCCGCAGGGAACTTCAGGACTGA